GTCAATCATCACCGTCACGCCGTGCTCCGGTCCCAGGGGGCCCGGAATGACGATCCGCCCGTCGctctcctcgtcgtgcaTCGCGGTGGAGTCAGAGCCACGTGGCTTCCGTCCTCCGTCATGACGCGTGAAGcgagcacgctgctgctcgtgcacgaTGCTCAGCAGGTGTGTGCGGGCGTCGGTATCCAAGATCCCTTTGCGAAGCCGGACGTGGTACGTATCCTTTCTCATATAGACGCTTCCCGCGcgtgtcggccgccgcacggaCGACTCGGGCGAGTACCTCgttggcgaggcgctcacccgtgccgaggccgcgaacgaggcgctggagaTTGTGTGTCCGCTGGCGAATGGCGACGTGCAGGACTGGgacgcgcttgcggcgctgtgGTACGTTGCATGGCTCACACAGGCAACACATCCTCGCTGAGCTCCAGGTGCGCCCGTCGCACAACACCTTCTTTACGATGGTCGCGCTCCCGATGCCCTtatcgcgcggcgcgtacgagcgcacggcgcagaTCTTTTTCGAAAAGTTTAACACGCCCGCGCTGTGCATCAGCGAGGtgccgctcctcgccgcgtACGCTGCTGGCGTCCTCAACGCGatggtcgtcgacgtcggcgcggaaGAGACGAGCGCGGTGGCCGTGAGCGACTGCGCGATCGTGCCGACAGCCGCGGTGCTCAgcaagctcggcacggtgcACTGCACCTGGTGGCTCGCCTATCTgctcgtgcacgacgcgccggtgcggGAAGCGCTCCAGCCGCTCGTCACACCGGACCTCTCtttcgaggcgctcgcgtacGCTCTTGCGCAGTTCCTCGTGGCCGAGGGGCATGTGCGCATCGACGTGTCGGCAGATGTACcgggcctcgacgagccagACGCAGAAGACAACTCGTTTgacgtcgccgcggcgctcgtcgaagggcgcgagcgcgacgtggtcAAGGAGCGCCAAAAGAAGAACGAGAAGCCGCTGGCAAGCGACGTGATCCACGTCGACTTCCGCGGCGTGTCGGTGCCGGTgggccgcgtgcgcacgcgcttccACGAGCCGCTACTGCACCCCCAGCTTCTGGAGCGCGTCACACTCTCGCTGCCTGCGCCcccggccgtgcgccaggcgctgcacgcgcggcgcatcggcggcgagccgatCTGCGTGTCGGTGCCGGAAGCGGTTGCgatggccgccgcgcatgtgcagccgagcgagcggcgcaccgtgctCTGGGAGAACCTCGTGGTAACgggcagcgcgacgcgtttCAAGGGGCTTGTGCCGGAGCTGCTCCGTTCGTTTACGACCTACGTCGCGAACGAGCCGACAGAGGgcgcgcaggtcgtcggcgagccgaATCCCGCGCAGCCCcgtgcggtgcgtgcgcacaaGGTGCCCGACTACTTCCCAGAGTTCAaggagcacctcgagctgctgccgtacctcggcgcgacgatctACGCGAAGCTCGTGTTCAACGACACGTCGGGCCGCAACTATATTTCCAAGATGCAGTACAATGACGGCGGCCCGTCGGTGGCATTTGCGATCGGTAGCGCATAAGTGTAGTGTGTAAAAGCTAGGACTAGTTAGGCGCtttcgacgagctcggcgacctgctTGGCAAGCGCCTGGGTCTCGtccgccgtcgcggcctcggcataGACACGCACACAGTCCTCCGTACCGCTGGGGCGCACAAACGAGCGGCCCTGGGTAAAGTTGGcgaccagcgcgtcgatctTGGCCTGCAGGCCGTCGGGCGCAGtgaggcggcgctccgcgtcggtCGTCTTGAACTGCGTGCGGTCGGGCACCTGGACCTTGAGCAGCTTGTTCGGCAGGTCCGTGTAGCTCGCGTCCCACTCGGCCGGGccccagcggcgcgcggcaaggATCGCGAGGACCATGAGCATGTCGgagagcgcgtcgccgaccgtcTGGTTGATGAGCTCGGCCATGttctcgaggcgcacgagcgcctgcttcgcctcgggcgtcgacggctgcgcggccttcatcgcggcacgcgcgtccGGCGAAAAGAGGACGGTGCCGTGGCCGTTCGCCTCAAAGTACACGCCGATCGCGTACTTGGCCGCCTCGTGGTGCAGATGCTTGACGCcggtcggcgtgcacgacaccggcacgcgctcgctcagGTACttggtcgaggcgccgttTGCGTAGGCAGTCTGCACGCAGCCGAGCTTAATGTCCAGCCCAGCGGTCTTGACGAGCTCGGACAGGTAGTCGGCCGCGAGACTCGCAATCttgtcgccgtcgagcaggtggaagctcgcggcgtcgctcgcaGGGCCGCTCAGGTAGTAAAAGACGATAcggtccgcgtcgccgtcgtacGAGCACAGGAGCGCATTCGGCTTGACCGCGTCCTCGGACGCGTAGCCCGTCGGCAGCTTTTGCTGCGTCTTGACAAAGTCCGCACCGCACTGGTCGTTCAGCTTGCCGGGGGCGTGCATCTCGGTGCGCAGGGGAATCAGCGGGAGACGTTCCGCGGGGACGTGGTGCATCAGGCcctggagcgccttggcACCGACACCATTCGCACAGTCcaccgcgagcggcaccggcgcaggGAGGCCCTCGGTTGCAGCAAGGTacgccttgccgagcttcTCGTAGTAGCCCTCCtcggtcggcacgccgtacgCGTCCGGCGTGCCTTGGGTGTTGAGCGCCAGGACAAGGTAGTGCAGCTGGGGCGTGGTCAGCAGGCCGCCCTCGACCTTCTCCGTGTCAAACGCCTGGAGGCCGTCGAcgatcgcgccgacgagtgccggcgacgacggACGCGTGTCCCACGCGTACACGACCCGGGGACGCACGCCGACATCGACCTTGAACGTGCTCACGACgttgtcgagctcggcgagcagctcgtccggcgTGCTCGCGTTGGCAATCTTGGTGCACACCGGCTCCCACGAAgcctcgagcatctcgccgtgcgcatccACCATCTTTACACCATTGTCCGGCTCGGGGTTGTGGCTCGCGGTGACCATCAGCCCGACGACctggccgccgagcgccatgcTGCGCAGTGCGCCAATGAGGCCGATGCGGAAGCAGGTGCTgtccagcagctcggccttggTACGGAAACCGGCCGTGCCGTACACAAGACGCGCGTCCGGCTTCAGGTGCGCGGCCGAAGCCTGTACAATACGCGCTTTGGTCTCAGCCTGCATGATGGGAGAAGAAGGGCCCGTTCTCGGAGCAACACGCCTccaccgacgcgctcccACGTGTCCTCCACCGCACGATGCAGTCCGCGCTGCAGACCGTAACGCGGAACCTGCCGTGGTTCCTGCTGGACCCTGCGCGGTATATCCTCGGCCAGGTAGGTGGAATGGCTAAGACAGGAATGCTTTAACTCGCTCATTTGGGACGTCAACTACACCGACGTCAAgtgcctgcgcctcgggctctccaaaggcctcggcctcgggaTTGTGGTGTTCGGCAGCATCATCAAGTTTCCGCAGATCTACAAGATTgtgagcgcacgcagcgcgacagGCATTAGCCTGGCGATGTATATCCTCGAGGTGATTGCGTACACAATCAGCCTCGTGTACGCGATCCGCCTGCGCATTCCGTTTAGCACCTATGGCGAGAATGCGAGCTTGACCGTGCagagtacgtcgcgcggcttACCCAGACATGGTCATTACGCTGCTCATCATTGCATACTCGCCGATGGACTCGTactcgcgccgcgtcaCGACCTtttgccgcgcgcggcgcatctcGACCAACACGCTGTACGTCGtggtcggcgcgacgctcatGGTCCTCGGCTCGCTGGCGCTCATCTCGGAAacggccgtgccgccgccgctgctcaAGACGCTCCAGGCGTTCACGATTCCGGTGTCGCTTGCGTCCAAGGTGCCGCAGATCATGGAGCTGCACCGCGACAAGGCCACCGGCCAGCTCagcgtgctcgtcgtctttgcgcagctcctcgggACGCTTGCGCGCGTCTTTACGACGCTCACCGAGACCAACGACCACCTGCTTTTCTGGGGCTTTGCGCTGGCGACGGTTTTTAATGCGGTGATCGCCGTGCAGGTGCTCTTGTACTGGAACGGGAACGAGCGCCAGGCTGCGCTCCACGAGAGCCGCTGGTTCGAGGCGGGGAATACGCCGgggcggctgcgcggcaacGAGCTTCCGGTGGTGGCGCCCAAGCGGGACTAGTATTTACAGTTGCACCAGACGCGTCTTGCtcggcagcagcagcgcagtCACGGCACATAGACTAAAGAGCACAATGCTGGTAAGGATCGGCAGCGTCACGCGCAtttcgagcagcgcgccggcgagcagcggcgctgcgATGCCGGTAATGCGGCCCAGCGCACTCGCCACGGCACACGCCGTGCCGCGGATCGACGTGGGGAAGACGTTCGGCGTGTAGCCGTACAGAATCGCGTacgcggtcgtcgccgcgagcgagacACCCATGCCCGAGAGGACAACGTACGCGGGCTCCTCGGTGAGCAAAAAGAGCacctgcgcgccgaccgtcgcgagaagcgcaagcgccagcGACTTGGCCCGCCCGAGCGGCGACTCGGTGaggagcgcaccgagcagACTGCCGGGAACGCTGCTCAGCGCGTACCATACATAGTCGCGCAGGGCCTGTGTCTCATCCGCATCATGCTGCCCAAGCTTGCGCTGCAAGTAGATGGGGTAAAATGCGTTAAACATGGTAAAGGCGAGCGACATTAGCGCCCACAGCGCCCATGTCAGCAGaacggcgcggcggtgcggcggcgcaacgagcggtgcgctgcgccgcgcgaggtcgcgcagcggcttTGCCAGGCGTTCTGGCAGGGAGCCAAGCAGGGGAATGAATGGCGTGCCCATCAGTGCGTGTGTTTCCgagtcctcgtcggcgtcggcgtcggcatcAACACCCGCCGCCACCGggtcctcgtccgcctcggggcgctgcacgtcggGCAGCGACAGACCCGTCGCGTCGCTATTCGCCTCGGAAATTTCTTGCAACGCATCGCACGCTTCCTGCAGGCGGTGTGTCGCGACGAGGAACGTCGGGCTTTCCTGGACGTCGAATGGCCAGATGCGCAGCATggcaaagagcgccgtTATGCCCGCGAGGCTGAGCACGACGTGACGCCACCCCTGGTTTTCGTCGCCTTTTTTGCACGGCGCATCGTTCGTGCAGCTGTTGCCCGGGAGGAGTAGGAGTGCAATCACCGCACACACGACCGACCCTAGCGAGAAAAAGACGGAAAGGGCGGTCAGGTAGTAGTGCCGCTTTTTCGGAATCGATTCCAGAAAGAGCGTGCCATCAGTCGGCATGCTCCCCCCCACGCCCGTCCCCACGCCAAAGCACAAGATGCACGCCACCGCAAACGACGGTGCCATgctcagcagcgcgccaaaGAGGGCGGTGatggcgagcgtgcgcagaaACACGTACCGGCGGCCGTACAAATCGGCAAACGAGCCCCACACTACGCTCCCCAGCGTCATTCCCGCAAAGATGGACGAGGTGAGCACGCCGATGTACGCGTCGCTAATGTGCCAGTGGTCTGGGTCAGTCGCACCACCTACACTGCACACGCGGGAGGAGGATGGCGGTCCCCTGGATCCACATCTACGTCAGACACGCTACCCACATTGTCTGCTGCCCATCCCATCCCGCTCAGCACCAACAGGTGCCACTGGTATGGCCCCATTCCGATACGCGCGAGCGTATCATCCAGCGCactgggcggcgcgtgggcCGTCATGGtagcgcacggcgcacccTCCACGTGACTTTTTTGCTTCGTCTTTCCTTCTGCCAAG
The Malassezia japonica chromosome 2, complete sequence genome window above contains:
- a CDS encoding uncharacterized protein (EggNog:ENOG503P4TS; COG:Z), which encodes MTREASTLLLVHDAQQVCAGVGIQDPFAKPDVTLPARVGRRTDDSGEYLVGEALTRAEAANEALEIVCPLANGDVQDWDALAALWYVRPSHNTFFTMVALPMPLSRGAYERTAQIFFEKFNTPALCISEVPLLAAYAAGVLNAMVVDVGAEETSAVAVSDCAIVPTAAVLSKLGTVHCTWWLAYLLVHDAPVREALQPLVTPDLSFEALAYALAQFLVAEGHVRIDVSADVPGLDEPDAEDNSFDVAAALVEGRERDVVKERQKKNEKPLASDVIHVDFRGVSVPVGRVRTRFHEPLLHPQLLERVTLSLPAPPAVRQALHARRIGGEPICVSVPEAVAMAAAHVQPSERRTVLWENLVVTGSATRFKGLVPELLRSFTTYVANEPTEGAQVVGEPNPAQPRAVRAHKVPDYFPEFKEHLELLPYLGATIYAKLVFNDTSGRNYISKMQYNDGGPSVAFAIGSA
- a CDS encoding phosphoacetylglucosamine mutase (BUSCO:EOG092621YU; COG:G; EggNog:ENOG503NV1D); this encodes MQAETKARIVQASAAHLKPDARLVYGTAGFRTKAELLDSTCFRIGLIGALRSMALGGQVVGLMVTASHNPEPDNGVKMVDAHGEMLEASWEPVCTKIANASTPDELLAELDNVVSTFKVDVGVRPRVVYAWDTRPSSPALVGAIVDGLQAFDTEKVEGGLLTTPQLHYLVLALNTQGTPDAYGVPTEEGYYEKLGKAYLAATEGLPAPVPLAVDCANGVGAKALQGLMHHVPAERLPLIPLRTEMHAPGKLNDQCGADFVKTQQKLPTGYASEDAVKPNALLCSYDGDADRIVFYYLSGPASDAASFHLLDGDKIASLAADYLSELVKTAGLDIKLGCVQTAYANGASTKYLSERVPVSCTPTGVKHLHHEAAKYAIGVYFEANGHGTVLFSPDARAAMKAAQPSTPEAKQALVRLENMAELINQTVGDALSDMLMVLAILAARRWGPAEWDASYTDLPNKLLKVQVPDRTQFKTTDAERRLTAPDGLQAKIDALVANFTQGRSFVRPSGTEDCVRVYAEAATADETQALAKQVAELVESA
- a CDS encoding uncharacterized protein (EggNog:ENOG503NYWC; COG:S; TransMembrane:7 (o47-65i77-100o112-130i151-170o182-199i211-232o238-261i)) produces the protein MQSALQTVTRNLPWFLLDPARYILGQECFNSLIWDVNYTDVKCLRLGLSKGLGLGIVVFGSIIKFPQIYKIVSARSATGISLAMYILEVIAYTISLVYAIRLRIPFSTYGENASLTVQNMVITLLIIAYSPMDSYSRRVTTFCRARRISTNTLYVVVGATLMVLGSLALISETAVPPPLLKTLQAFTIPVSLASKVPQIMELHRDKATGQLSVLVVFAQLLGTLARVFTTLTETNDHLLFWGFALATVFNAVIAVQVLLYWNGNERQAALHESRWFEAGNTPGRLRGNELPVVAPKRD
- a CDS encoding uncharacterized protein (EggNog:ENOG503NUH8; COG:S; TransMembrane:11 (o47-71i83-114o134-159i179-199o269-287i308-332o352-370i377-396o402-424i436-460o466-485i)) encodes the protein MTAHAPPSALDDTLARIGMGPYQWHLLVLSGMGWAADNVDHWHISDAYIGVLTSSIFAGMTLGSVVWGSFADLYGRRYVFLRTLAITALFGALLSMAPSFAVACILCFGVGTGVGGSMPTDGTLFLESIPKKRHYYLTALSVFFSLGSVVCAVIALLLLPGNSCTNDAPCKKGDENQGWRHVVLSLAGITALFAMLRIWPFDVQESPTFLVATHRLQEACDALQEISEANSDATGLSLPDVQRPEADEDPVAAGVDADADADEDSETHALMGTPFIPLLGSLPERLAKPLRDLARRSAPLVAPPHRRAVLLTWALWALMSLAFTMFNAFYPIYLQRKLGQHDADETQALRDYVWYALSSVPGSLLGALLTESPLGRAKSLALALLATVGAQVLFLLTEEPAYVVLSGMGVSLAATTAYAILYGYTPNVFPTSIRGTACAVASALGRITGIAAPLLAGALLEMRVTLPILTSIVLFSLCAVTALLLPSKTRLVQL